A single window of Mycosarcoma maydis chromosome 1, whole genome shotgun sequence DNA harbors:
- a CDS encoding uncharacterized protein (related to carnitine/acylcarnitine translocase) gives MNRPSCDHYGCTVPRHPATATEASVEHDESRAGPSRHRICASDAITGSTLSFRSYPIASILETSSSWSSSSASSSSASLYKRTVDHARSLRWTKEETDEFLLAHRTVVTAGTASLVSTAASFPFDSVKSRLQVRDYPSIWACAKAVVREEGFRGFFRGVTIPLITISFVRTSSFSIYYNTKAHLHRNGVLNDSSRLIHTALSGAAGGATSGVIISCGSAPFELVKVQRQLEYLIAVQKGLVKKSDPNGGRARTFVPQSGFQAAANIYKTFGGIKGFYMGFPLHMARDTLGTALYFGFYDSIRKLVSRHSKTDSISGASLYGIPGPVVSFLSGSSAGILSWLIVYPVDLIKTKVQRDALAGNPRQFTGWQVFLHMIKQRPPIHEERGKRRILKTDTFLARFLRLYRGLGVSALRSFISHGLTWTLIESISAKITERTGHAVSYAPDARREH, from the coding sequence ATGAACAGACCCAGTTGCGACCACTATGGTTGCACAGTTCCAAGACACCCGGCAACAGCGACCGAAGCAAGCGTAGAGCACGATGAATCTCGAGCGGGGCCATCACGGCATCGAATATGTGCATCGGATGCAATAACGGGATCGACATTGTCTTTTCGCTCCTACCCGATCGCTTCCATACTCGAgacatcgtcgtcttggtcatcgtcatcggcttcgtcgtcgtctgcttcGCTCTACAAACGCACCGTCGACCACGCACGGTCGTTGCGATGGACGAAAGAGGAGACGGATGAGTTTTTGCTTGCGCATCGAACTGTTGTGACGGCAGGCACGGcttcgctcgtctcgacgGCGGCGTCGTTTCCGTTTGACTCGGTCAAGTCGCGGCTGCAGGTTCGCGACTATCCGTCCATCTGGGCATGCGCTAAAGCCGTCGTTCGCGAAGAAGGGTTTCGCGGCTTCTTTCGTGGCGTCACTATCCCGCTCATCACCATATCGTTTGTTCGAACGTCTTCCTTCTCCATCTACTACAACACTAAAGCACACCTGCATCGTAATGGCGTACTCAACGACTCGTCGCGCTTGATACACACCGCGCTCTCAGGCGCAGCCGGAGGCGCCACGAGCGGTGTCATTATCTCGTGCGGTTCGGCACCGTTCGAGCTGGTCAAAGTGCAACGTCAGTTAGAGTATCTGATTGCGGTGCAGAAAGGCTTGGTCAAGAAGTCCGACCCAAACGGtggtcgagcaagaacgTTTGTACCTCAATCCGGCTTTCAAGCCGCCGCCAACATCTACAAAACCTTTGGCGGCATCAAAGGGTTCTACATGGGTTTCCCATTGCACATGGCTCGCGACACACTCGGAACAGCGCTCTACTTTGGCTTTTACGATTCGATCCGTAAACTCGTCTCTCGCCACTCCAAGACGGATAGCATATCGGGTGCGAGCCTGTACGGTATCCCGGGACCCGTGGTATCCTTCCTCTCGGGCTCATCTGCGGGTATTTTGTCGTGGTTGATCGTCTACCCTGTCGATCTGATCAAGACCAAAGTGCAGCGAGATGCACTAGCGGGCAATCCGAGACAGTTTACTGGATGGCAGGTGTTTCTGCACATGATCAAACAACGCCCACCAATACACGAGGAGCGCGGCAAAAGGCGCATCTTGAAGACCGACACCTTCTTGGCCAGATTCTTGAGGCTCTATCGTGGATTGGGCGTTTCCGCGTTGCGCAGCTTTATCTCGCACGGTCTCACTTGGACGCTCATTGAGTCGATTTCCGCCAAGATCACCGAGCGCACCGGACACGCAGTTTCCTATGCCCCCGACGCTCGCAGAGAGCACTAA